The following proteins are co-located in the Lepisosteus oculatus isolate fLepOcu1 chromosome 9, fLepOcu1.hap2, whole genome shotgun sequence genome:
- the LOC138241199 gene encoding galectin-1-like, translating into MSVFSVTNAVVKEGTVIRIEGKIAPDADAFSVNLGSDSENIALHFNPRFQDDGGVIVVNSMSKGSWQAEQIEKAFPFKKGTVTELKVRVKRDMFVVEGPHNLKVEFRDRLHLPSITTIFIIGKFNLTAYDIH; encoded by the exons ATGTCG GTGTTTTCGGTGACAAATGCAGTCGTTAAAGAAGGCACCGTCATCAGAATTGAGGGGAAGATAGCTCCAGATGCTGACGC ATTCAGTGTTAACCTGGGGAGTGATTCAGAGAACATTGCACTGCACTTCAATCCCCGTTTCCAAGACGATGGTGGTGTAATTGTCGTCAATTCAATGTCCAAGGGGAGCTGGCAAGCAGAGCAGATTGAAAAGGCCTTCCCTTTCAAGAAAGGAACTGTCACAGAG tTAAAAGTGAGAGTGAAGAGAGATATGTTTGTGGTGGAGGGTCCTCACAATCTGAAGGTGGAATTTCGTGACCGTCTGCATCTGCCATCAATAACCACTATCTTTATTATTGGGAAATTCAACCTCACTGCCTATGATATCCATTAA